From Toxorhynchites rutilus septentrionalis strain SRP chromosome 2, ASM2978413v1, whole genome shotgun sequence, a single genomic window includes:
- the LOC129766048 gene encoding uncharacterized protein LOC129766048, translated as MADFVQSYEEGTDKQSLELRLAKLDELLEKFINIRMQMEILADDADDIELTETKATEEERIRQRDTINATIIKDFENSVYDLKQTILSYLTTANRNHPMPNGSRQSTVDSQSRVKLPDLRLPSFSGRMSDWVTFRDTYKNLIHNDVRLSDMDKFTYLRTSLTGDALQEIASIEICSNNYIIAWNALERVYENKKLLVMTHLDSLFALEPLRQENFESLNKLVSDFETNLHMLNKIGEETEGWSTLLQYMLCITDQYGNSMLARALLDSGSQRCYMSESFSQKLKFKRSREHLPVVGIGEYTTRLKFHVLPRVTVNLPVQSININSWKIPNEVVLADTTFHESRAVDLIIGAEIYLDIILESQQIKLTESGPTLQNTQLGWIVSGTIPDEACCYSSIVSHSSESVEDQLMRFFELELCQTTSTFSLEETACEKHFERTTKKDCSGKFIVHLPKKPYLIDRLGESRSIALRRFSALEKRLNANVNVKQMYSNFINEYRNLNHMREVLPIDEEKSMQTPYYMPHHAVLKPDSTSTKLRVVFDASCPSSSGISLNAALMVGPVVQDDLYSIILRFRLHKYAIIADIEKMYRMINVDPADYHLQRILWRDDPSEHIRTFELTTVTYGTSPAPYLATRCLKKLAEDNKPTYPIAAETILNGFYVDDLLKSVGSIDEASKLCRELILLLSAAGFTLRKWSTNSCEILEQIPIHLRSNQSTLELQPSGDIKTLGLIWSPNTDMFKFTVPQWHSSSEITKRIILSDFAKLFDPLGLVGPVTVQAKVFLQELWKTKCSWDVSLAEEHQNWWLKFRSNLAGLSHLEIPRWVAFDNDIITVEMHGFCDASEKAYGACLYLRCISFNGTISVSLLTAKSRVAPIDNLEKKKRKISIPRLELSSALVCSHLFEKAAESIKLSIQPYFWTDSMIVKCWLSSVPSRWNIFVANRVSEIQHITRKGIWNHVAGAENPADALSRGMTPDQLLNHQTWWHGPQWLHLEKEEWPKSVKYTIEELNQATVEQRATVSAPAQEIKTSFIFTLKSKLSDLVRIVALVRRFIYNCRNCQNRKLGFLTYEERESALLRLVALAQEESFHLELTELKTKNSITFPSRIRSLNPRLVNGLLLVGGRLNYVQISVGRKHPLILDNRHPLTTLIATHYHETLLHAGQQLMISSMRERFWPIGARNVTRKVIHRCLKCFRTRPKSHEQIMGDLPVERVTPAPPFTRVGVDYCGPFNVQYPYRKGKPIKCFIAVFICLVVKAIHLEIVADLTTQSFIAALKRFVARRGRPEIIMCDNGRNFVGARRELDELRRLFNNQRESISKEAATENINFKFIPARSPNFGGLWEAAVKSMKSHMKRTLGNVILHSDELATLVAQIEACLNSRPITPLSNDPNDLTVLTPGHFLINRPLMAIPEPSLQEIQESRLSKWQRVQNYLQQLWRRWSTQYLSNLQNRTKWTKQRKNLFVGTMVLLRDENLPPLKWSLGRIIDIHTGEDGNIRVVKVRTEDGVYVRAISKVCILPIADNESPSTEE; from the exons ATGGCTGATTTCGTACAGTCCTATGAGGAAGGAACGGACAAACAATCCTTGGAACTGAGGTTAGCCAAACTGGACGAATTATTGGAGAAATTCATCAATATTCGAATGCAAATGGAGATCTTAGCCGACGATGCGGATGACATTGAACTTACAGAAACCAAAGCGACtgaagaggaacgaattcgacAAAGGGATACGATCAACGCCACCATCATCAAAGATTTTGAAAACTCTGTGTACGATTTGAAGCAAACTATTCTGAGCTATCTCACAACAGCAAACAGGAATCACCCAATGCCAAATGGTTCGAGACAATCCACGGTTGATTCACAGTCCCGAGTGAAACTTCCAGACCTCAGACTGCCTTCGTTTAGTGGACGGATGTCGGACTGGGTTACTTTCCGTGATACATATAAGAACTTAATCCATAATGATGTTAGATTATCAGATATGGATAAGTTCACATACCTGCGAACATCGCTCACCGGAGACGCTCTGCAGGAAATCGCATCGATTGAGATCTGTTCCAACAATTATATTATCGCGTGGAATGCTTTGGAGAGAGTGTATGAGAACAAGAAATTATTGGTTATGACGCATTTAGATTCCTTATTCGCATTGGAGCCGTTACGTCAGGAGAATTTCGAATCACTAAACAAATTAGTTAGTGATTTTGAAACAAATTTGCACATGTTAAACAAAATTGGTGAGGAGACGGAAGGATGGAGTACCTTACTACAGTACATGCTAT GCATCACGGATCAGTACGGAAATTCGATGCTCGCTCGTGCGTTGCTGGACTCTGGCTCGCAGCGATGCTACATGTCGGAAAGCTTTTCCCAGAAGCTCAAGTTTAAGAGATCTCGTGAACATTTACCTGTTGTCGGAATTGGAG AGTACACGACGCGATTGAAATTCCACGTGCTACCACGTGTCACTGTTAACCTTCCCGTACAAAGTATTAACATAAACAGCTGGAAAATTCCTAATGAAGTCGTCTTAGCTGATACAACTTTCCACGAGTCTCGTGCGGTGGATCTTATAATAGGAGCAGAAATTTATTTAGACATTATCCTAGAAAGTCAGCAAATCAAATTGACCGAATCTGGTCCAACGTTACAGAACACACAGTTGGGCTGGATTGTTTCGGGAACAATTCCAGACGAAGCATGCTGTTATTCATCGATCGTCTCACATTCTTCCGAATCAGTCGAAGATCAATTAATGCGATTCTTCGAGTTAGAATTATGTCAGACCACTAGTACTTTTTCGTTGGAAGAAACCGCATgcgaaaaacatttcgaacgaacCACAAAGAAAGATTGTTCGGGAAAATTTATAGTCCATTTACCCAAGAAACCATACTTAATCGATCGTCTCGGCGAATCGAGATCGATAGCTTTGCGTAGATTTTCAGCGTTGGAGAAAAGACTCAACGCAAATGTaaatgtcaaacaaatgtaCTCTAATTTCATTAATGAGTATCGAAACCTGAACCACATGCGCGAGGTATTACCTATTGACGAGGAGAAATCCATGCAAACACCTTACTATATGCCTCATCATGCGGTACTTAAGCCCGATAGTACATCAACCAAGTTGCGTGTCGTGTTTGATGCGTCATGTCCATCGTCCAGTGGTATTTCGCTTAATGCTGCATTAATGGTAGGCCCTGTGGTACAGGACGACCTGTACTCGATAATTTTACGATTCCGTCTCCACAAATATGCAATCATAGCTGACATAGAGAAAATGTACAGGATGATAAATGTGGACCCAGCCGATTATCATCTTCAACGCATTTTGTGGAGAGATGATCCTTCTGAACACATCCGCACCTTCGAACTAACGACGGTTACGTATGGAACCTCGCCTGCACCGTATCTCGCTACTCGTTGTCTGAAGAAACTCGCAGAAGACAATAAACCAACATATCCAATCGCAGCAGAAACAATCCTCAACGGATTCTATGTCGACGACTTGCTAAAAAGTGTTGGAAGCATCGATGAAGCATCGAAATTATGCAGAGAACTTATTCTGCTACTCAGCGCTGCCGGTTTCACTCTGCGTAAGTGGAGTACTAATTCCTGTGAGATCCTGGAACAGATACCCATTCACCTTAGAAGTAATCAATCGACTTTAGAGCTACAGCCATCAGGCGACATCAAAACGCTCGGATTAATCTGGTCACCCAACACTGACATGTTTAAATTCACTGTGCCCCAGTGGCACTCATCATCTGAAATCACCAAGAGAATCATTCTGTCCGATTTCGCAAAGCTCTTCGATCCATTAGGATTAGTTGGACCTGTCACAGTTCAGGCCAAAGTTTTTCTCCAGGAACTTTGGAAAACAAAGTGTTCCTGGGATGTATCGCTGGCCGAAGAGCATCAAAATTGGTGGTTGAAGTTTAGAAGCAATCTGGCTGGCTTATCGCACCTAGAAATTCCTCGATGGGTTGCATTCGATAACGACATAATCACCGTAGAAATGCATGGGTTCTGTGATGCTTCCGAGAAGGCTTACGGAGCCTGCTTATATCTACGTTGCATATCATTTAACGGAACCATTTCTGTGTCGCTTCTCACAGCGAAATCTCGGGTTGCTCCAATTGACAATCtcgaaaaaaagaaaaggaaaatttCTATCCCACGGTTGGAATTATCATCGGCGCTTGTATGCAGTCATCTCTTCGAAAAGGCGGCTGAAAGTATAAAACTGTCAATACAACCTTATTTTTGGACGGATTCTATGATAGTCAAATGTTGGCTATCATCTGTGCCATCACGCTGGAATATATTTGTGGCGAACAGGGTCTCAGAAATCCAGCACATAACCAGGAAGGGGATCTGGAATCATGTGGCTGGAGCCGAAAACCCTGCAGACGCATTGTCACGTGGAATGACACCTGATCAATTATTGAACCATCAAACATGGTGGCATGGGCCACAGTGGCTTCATTTAGAGAAAGAAGAATGGCCGAAATCGGTCAAATACACAATCGAAGAATTAAATCAAGCGACAGTGGAGCAACGAGCCACTGTTTCAGCTCCTGctcaagaaataaaaaccaGTTTCATTTTCACTTTGAAATCTAAATTATCGGATCTAGTGCGGATCGTAGCTCTTGTAAGGAGATTTATCTACAACTGCAGAAACTGTCAGAACCGCAAATTAGGATTTCTGACATACGAAGAGCGAGAAAGTGCTCTATTACGATTGGTTGCATTGGCACAAGAGGAAAGCTTTCATCTAGAGTTGACTGagttaaaaactaaaaattcaaTAACGTTTCCATCTCGAATAAGATCATTGAATCCTCGTCTCGTGAACGGACTACTTCTCGTCGGCGGCCGGCTGAATTATGTTCAGATTTCCGTTGGACGCAAACACCCATTAATTCTGGACAACCGTCATCCACTCACCACGCTGATTGCAACTCATTATCACGAAACCCTTCTTCATGCTGGCCAACAACTGATGATCTCCAGTATGCGCGAGAGATTCTGGCCTATTGGAGCAAGAAATGTAACACGCAAAGTGATACACAGATGTCTCAAATGCTTCAGAACACGTCCAAAAAGTCACGAACAAATAATGGGTGACTTACCAGTTGAACGCGTCACACCAGCACCACCCTTCACGAGAGTGGGAGTGGATTATTGCGGACCGTTCAACGTCCAGTATCCGTATCGAAAAGGTAAACCAATCAAATGTTTCATCGCAGTGTTCATTTGTCTAGTGGTCAAGGCTATCCACCTGGAAATAGTCGCAGACCTCACAACTCAGTCATTCATCGCAGCGTTAAAACGATTTGTCGCACGCCGTGGTCGTCCAGAAATTATCATGTGTGACAATGGCCGAAATTTCGTCGGAGCTCGGCGTGAATTGGACGAATTGAGAAGGTTATTCAATAACCAAAGAGAATCGATATCGAAGGAAGCAGCTACTGAAaatataaatttcaaatttattccgGCAAGGTCTCCCAATTTTGGCGGTCTCTGGGAGGCAGCAGTCAAATCGATGAAGAGTCACATGAAGAGAACATTGGGCAATGTCATACTTCATTCAGATGAATTGGCCACCTTAGTAGCTCAAATCGAAGCTTGCCTTAACTCGAGGCCAATTACACCTCTCAGCAACGATCCGAACGATTTAACCGTCCTTACACCAGGACACTTCCTTATAAATCGACCTCTAATGGCGATTCCTGAACCATCTTTACAAGAAATACAGGAATCGAGACTCTCCAAGTGGCAACGTGTCCAGAACTATCTCCAACAATTGTGGAGACGATGGTCGACACAATATCTATCAAATTTACAAAATCGTACGAAATGGACGAAACAGCGGAAAAATCTATTCGTTGGCACGATGGTTCTGCTGCGAGATGAGAATTTACCCCCTCTCAAATGGAGTTTAGGACGAATTATCGATATACACACCGGCGAAGATGGTAACATCAGAGTGGTTAAGGTACGCACAGAGGACGGAGTTTACGTGCGAGCCATCTCCAAAGTCTGCATTTTGCCGATAGCAGACAACGAGTCACCATCAACTGAGGAATAA